A DNA window from Tachysurus vachellii isolate PV-2020 chromosome 20, HZAU_Pvac_v1, whole genome shotgun sequence contains the following coding sequences:
- the panx3 gene encoding pannexin-3, which translates to MSIAKTAAQAVLSDALLQNSNVDNRIRHLELELPLDKVIKFVSVGLPLMLVSWAFAREISVGSQVSCFPPSNFTVKQAAYVDMYCWDSLMHHEVDESGNSEERSLWVHKMFPYSLLIMAMMMYLPALIWKFLATPTLGSDLLFIIDELDKSYNRSVRLAQSIVELKQNTDPYEFQAELQRAKKKRYFEYPLLERYMKYKHGSYFLVSMLFLRGFLLLTFMSASCLYLIYFHLSAFLQDEFGCFMRTGILQDQIWVPMLVQCKISGLMVFQVISIANGAIYMLLGPIVLFSMLRLFCWDTSFLSLYEVLPALGLISGQKLGCPLNDLNVLLLFLRANVAHLHSYGRLKALCSLAPPHLHRGKGMLTEEQVEEAAEAAEELEEEIREAREEGKHNLVDIMTMLGAARGNVVNCPEHRPLVEENMTLEPNHQGYHELEESTSCCFG; encoded by the exons ATGTCAATTGCTAAGACAGCTGCACAGGCTGTGCTGTCTGATGCACTGCTTCAGAACAGCAATGTAGACAACCGCATTCGTCACCTGGAGTTGGAGCTGCCCCTAGACAAAGTCATAAAATTTGTATCTGTGGGACTTCCTCTAATGCTGGTGTCTTGGGCATTTGCTCGAGAGATCTCAGttg GTTCACAGGTTAGCTGTTTTCCTCCCAGCAACTTCACAGTGAAGCAGGCTGCATATGTAGACATGTATTGCTGGGATTCACTGATGCACCATGAGGTTGATGAGAGTGGAAACTCTGAAGAACGTTCCCTGTGGGTTCATAAG ATGTTCCCCTACTCCCTGCTTATCATGGCAATGATGATGTACCTTCCAGCACTGATCTGGAAGTTCCTGGCTACGCCAACTCTGGGCTCCGATCTGCTCTTTATAATTGATGAGCTGGACAAGTCTTACAACCGCTCAGTGCGCTTGGCTCAGAGCATCGTGGAGCTTAAACAGAATACAGACCCATACGAATTTCAGGCAGAGTTGCAGAG AGCCAAGAAAAAACGTTACTTTGAGTACCCTCTGCTGGAGAGATACATGAAATACAAGCATGGCTCCTACTTCCTGGTCAGCATGCTGTTCCTGCGTGGCTTCCTCTTGCTTACATTTATGTCAGCTTCCTGCCTTTACCTGATCTACTTCCACCTCTCAGCCTTCCTGCAGGATGAGTTTGGCTGCTTTATGCGTACCGGGATCCTCCAAGACCAGATCTGGGTTCCAATGCTGGTGCAGTGCAAGATCAGTGGCCTGATGGTGTTCCAGGTCATTAGTATAGCTAACGGTGCCATCTACATGCTGCTCGGCCCCATTGTCCTGTTCAGCATGCTGCGTCTCTTCTGCTGGGACACCAGCTTCCTCTCACTGTATGAGGTGCTTCCTGCACTGGGTCTGATCAGTGGTCAGAAGCTAGGCTGCCCGTTGAACGATTTGAACGTGCTTCTTCTCTTCCTGCGCGCTAATGTGGCACATCTGCATTCGTACGGTCGACTCAAGGCCTTGTGCTCACTAGCACCGCCTCATTTGCACAGGGGTAAGGGCATGCTGACAGAGGAGCAGGTTGAGGAAGCTGCCGAAGCAGCTGAGGAACTGGAGGAGGAGATACGGGAGGCTAGAGAGGAGGGCAAACACAATCTAGTGGACATCATGACCATGCTTGGGGCAGCCAGAGGGAATGTGGTGAACTGCCCTGAACACCGCCCTCTGGTGGAGGAGAACATGACACTCG AACCTAACCACCAGGGCTACCATGAACTGGAGGAGTCTACATCATGTTGTTTTGGCTAA